Proteins from a genomic interval of Stenotrophomonas sp. WZN-1:
- a CDS encoding LytTR family DNA-binding domain-containing protein — MTQGRPPRWRTSTRLLAWAAILSASAVSNALVEVMDAGRRGADLGLWEPMIWEFSSLCLVLMTLPLLWWGCERWPLHADTWKQRLPLYLLASVGWSLLHVVGMLLLRHLAYGALGYRYQDDAGWLERFAYEYLKDVRTFAMFVALEHFASWFGRRRQGEASLLAEPDVGPPVEPVERPQHFLVRKLGKEFLVTTADVEYAQAAGNYVNLRVRGHDYPLRITMAVLEQRLDPGVFLRPHRSWLIHRGQLRSIEPLDGGEALLHMADGAKVPCSRRQLPLLRQALGAG, encoded by the coding sequence ATGACCCAGGGCCGACCACCGCGCTGGCGCACGTCAACCCGGCTGCTGGCATGGGCGGCCATCCTGTCCGCTTCAGCAGTGAGCAATGCGCTGGTGGAAGTGATGGATGCGGGCCGGCGCGGCGCCGATCTCGGCCTGTGGGAACCGATGATCTGGGAGTTCAGCAGCCTTTGCCTGGTCCTGATGACCCTGCCGTTGCTGTGGTGGGGCTGCGAGCGCTGGCCGCTGCATGCCGATACCTGGAAGCAGCGGTTGCCGCTGTATCTGCTGGCCAGCGTCGGCTGGTCGCTGCTGCACGTGGTGGGGATGCTGCTGCTGCGGCACCTGGCCTATGGAGCGCTGGGCTATCGGTACCAGGACGATGCCGGCTGGCTGGAGCGTTTTGCGTACGAATATCTGAAGGATGTACGCACGTTCGCGATGTTCGTGGCGCTGGAGCACTTTGCCAGCTGGTTCGGGCGGCGCAGGCAGGGCGAGGCGAGCCTGCTGGCCGAGCCCGATGTCGGCCCGCCGGTGGAGCCAGTCGAGCGCCCCCAGCACTTCCTGGTGCGCAAGCTGGGCAAGGAGTTCCTGGTCACCACCGCCGACGTGGAGTACGCCCAGGCCGCGGGGAACTACGTGAACCTGCGGGTACGCGGCCACGACTACCCGCTGCGGATCACCATGGCGGTGCTGGAGCAGCGGCTGGACCCGGGCGTGTTCCTGCGCCCGCACCGCAGCTGGCTGATCCACCGGGGCCAGCTGCGCTCGATCGAGCCGCTGGACGGCGGCGAGGCCCTGCTGCACATGGCCGACGGGGCCAAAGTGCCCTGCAGCCGGCGCCAGCTGCCGCTGCTGCGGCAGGCGCTGGGGGCAGGGTGA
- a CDS encoding helix-turn-helix transcriptional regulator: protein MMRSESERKELGGFLKACRARVDPATLGLPAGRRRTPGLKREEVALAIGVSVSWYTWIEQGREVRASPEVLERLAQVLRMSDDERAYAFALSGYGVPLESPDESVTDGLRQLVEAMQPIPAYVRNTRFDILAWNPAIADLFVDYSQLAPHERNTLRLMFLYPPYRTLILNWEEMTRGLLAGFRAAMAQAPDKAPFLALVEDIAAHSEEFRQWWPEHDVRRFDEGAKKLNHPTRGLLDLQYVALVPESRHDLSLVTYLPRK from the coding sequence ATGATGCGCAGCGAAAGTGAACGCAAGGAACTGGGTGGCTTCCTCAAGGCATGCCGCGCCCGTGTCGACCCCGCCACGCTCGGCCTCCCGGCCGGGCGCCGTCGTACCCCGGGGCTGAAGCGCGAGGAAGTCGCGCTGGCGATCGGGGTCAGCGTCAGCTGGTACACCTGGATCGAGCAGGGCCGCGAAGTGCGCGCTTCTCCCGAGGTACTGGAGCGGCTGGCGCAGGTGCTGCGCATGAGCGACGACGAACGCGCCTATGCGTTCGCGCTGTCCGGCTACGGCGTGCCGCTGGAATCACCGGACGAGAGCGTGACCGACGGCCTGCGCCAGCTGGTCGAAGCAATGCAGCCGATCCCGGCCTATGTGCGCAACACCCGTTTCGACATCCTGGCCTGGAACCCGGCCATCGCCGACCTGTTCGTGGACTACAGCCAGCTGGCGCCGCATGAGCGCAACACGTTGCGGCTGATGTTCCTTTACCCGCCATACCGCACACTGATCCTCAACTGGGAAGAAATGACCCGCGGCCTGCTGGCAGGCTTCCGCGCGGCGATGGCGCAGGCGCCGGACAAGGCCCCGTTCCTGGCGTTGGTGGAAGACATCGCCGCGCACAGCGAGGAGTTCCGCCAGTGGTGGCCGGAGCACGACGTGCGCCGGTTCGACGAAGGTGCGAAGAAGCTGAACCATCCCACGCGCGGGTTGCTGGACCTGCAGTACGTGGCGTTGGTGCCGGAGAGTCGGCACGATCTTTCCCTGGTGACCTACCTGCCGCGGAAGTAG
- a CDS encoding acetolactate synthase large subunit — MSKGSDLLVAALENEGVERIFGIPGEENLDVVESLRHSSIELVITRHEQAAVFMAATYGRLTGKPGVCLATLGPGALNFTTGAAYALLGAWPVIMITGQKGIVASKQARFQIVDIVGTMKPLTKQARQIVSARTIPTIVREAFRVAQEERPGPVLLELPEDIAADEVEGVALIPPHAVDRPIASPEALARAAEIIRNAKRPLLMIASAASRPQSSDALSAFVLRAGIPFFTTQMGKGAVAGGSGLYMGTAALTERDYVHMAIDQADVIVTIGHEVTEKPPFVMRPGGPTVIHIGYSQAAVEQVYFPQVEVIGDIGRSLTQLADLIEGAVPNAAALLPLRATILEHLADRAEEAGFTPQRLVHDVRQVMPPDGIVALDNGMYKIWFARNYRTQVANTLLLDNALATMGAGLPSAIMASILYPQRRVLAVCGDGGFMMNSQELETARRLGLNLVVLILNDGAYGMIRWKQAVDGFTDYGMTFSNPDFVKYAEAYGCRGHEVTAIEQFIPTLEAAFNEGGVHLVSVPIDYSENQRVLVDELRQAFPGNR; from the coding sequence ATGTCCAAGGGTTCAGACCTGCTCGTCGCCGCACTTGAGAACGAAGGCGTCGAGCGTATTTTCGGCATCCCCGGCGAAGAGAACCTCGATGTGGTCGAGTCGCTCCGCCATTCCAGCATCGAGCTGGTCATCACCCGCCACGAACAGGCGGCGGTGTTCATGGCGGCCACCTATGGCCGCCTGACGGGGAAGCCCGGTGTATGCCTGGCCACGCTCGGCCCGGGTGCGCTCAACTTCACCACCGGCGCGGCCTATGCGCTGCTGGGTGCATGGCCGGTGATCATGATCACTGGCCAGAAGGGCATCGTCGCCAGCAAGCAGGCGCGTTTCCAGATCGTCGACATCGTCGGCACGATGAAGCCGTTGACCAAGCAGGCACGGCAGATCGTCTCGGCGCGCACCATTCCGACCATCGTCCGCGAGGCGTTCCGTGTCGCCCAGGAAGAGCGCCCGGGCCCGGTGTTGCTGGAGCTGCCCGAAGACATCGCGGCCGATGAGGTCGAGGGCGTAGCGCTGATTCCGCCGCACGCGGTGGACCGGCCCATTGCCAGCCCGGAGGCGCTGGCTCGGGCGGCAGAGATCATCCGCAATGCCAAGCGGCCGTTGCTGATGATCGCTTCGGCGGCCTCGCGGCCGCAGTCCAGCGACGCGCTGTCGGCGTTCGTGCTGCGCGCCGGCATCCCGTTCTTCACAACGCAGATGGGCAAGGGCGCGGTGGCCGGTGGTTCGGGCCTGTACATGGGCACCGCGGCGTTGACCGAGCGCGACTACGTGCATATGGCGATCGACCAGGCCGACGTGATCGTGACCATCGGCCACGAGGTCACCGAGAAACCGCCGTTCGTGATGCGCCCGGGTGGGCCGACCGTGATCCATATCGGCTATTCGCAGGCGGCGGTGGAGCAGGTGTACTTCCCGCAGGTGGAAGTGATCGGTGACATCGGCCGTTCGCTGACCCAGCTTGCCGACCTCATCGAGGGCGCGGTGCCCAATGCCGCAGCGCTGCTGCCGCTGCGCGCGACCATCCTCGAGCACCTGGCCGACCGGGCCGAAGAGGCCGGGTTCACCCCGCAGCGGCTGGTGCACGACGTGCGCCAGGTGATGCCGCCGGATGGCATCGTGGCGCTGGACAACGGCATGTACAAGATCTGGTTCGCGCGCAACTACCGCACTCAGGTGGCCAATACGCTGCTGCTGGACAACGCGCTGGCGACGATGGGCGCTGGCCTTCCGTCGGCGATCATGGCCTCGATCCTGTATCCGCAGCGGCGGGTGCTGGCGGTCTGTGGCGATGGCGGATTCATGATGAACAGCCAGGAGCTGGAGACCGCGCGCCGGCTGGGCCTGAACCTGGTGGTACTGATCCTCAACGACGGCGCCTACGGGATGATCCGCTGGAAGCAGGCGGTGGATGGTTTCACCGACTACGGCATGACCTTCAGCAACCCGGATTTCGTGAAGTATGCGGAGGCCTACGGCTGCAGGGGGCACGAGGTGACGGCGATCGAGCAGTTCATCCCGACGCTGGAGGCGGCCTTCAACGAGGGCGGGGTGCACCTGGTGTCGGTACCGATCGATTACTCGGAAAACCAGCGGGTGCTGGTGGATGAGCTGCGGCAGGCGTTCCCCGGGAACAGGTGA
- a CDS encoding NAD-dependent succinate-semialdehyde dehydrogenase, protein MSAAPTTAISRDPATGLQIASHPFATDAELDAILDRGQAGFAAWSASSLEQRAQVLRAMAGVLRSDREKLAALATAEMGKVQAESLAEIEKCAVLCDWYADNGAQFLRDEPTQVPDDKAYVSYLPLGVVLGIMPWNFPYWQVMRAAVPILMGGNGFLLKPAENIVGTAQLLDAAWRDAGLPEGTFIAANISRDGTSRAIADDRIAAVTLTGSVAAGRSIAAQAGQALKKVVLELGGSDPFIVLADADLDAAVDAAVASRFQNTGQVCIAGKRIIVEDAVYDRFVAQFCQKVQALTIGNGREAGNRIGPMARQDLLEQLDAQVRASVEAGAQLLVGGHQLDRPGAFYAPTVLAGVEPGMQAFDTETFGPVASISRARDADHAVELANQSEFGLSGNLWTGDRARAMQLARRLQTGGVFVNGFSASDPRVPIGGVKKSGFGRELSHFGIREFVNAQTVWFDKR, encoded by the coding sequence ATGTCCGCTGCCCCCACCACCGCTATTTCCCGCGATCCGGCCACAGGCCTGCAGATCGCCAGCCATCCCTTCGCCACCGATGCCGAGCTGGATGCGATCCTCGATCGCGGCCAGGCCGGTTTCGCTGCCTGGAGCGCCAGCAGCCTCGAACAGCGGGCGCAGGTGTTGCGCGCGATGGCGGGCGTACTGCGCAGTGACCGCGAGAAGCTGGCCGCGCTGGCCACCGCCGAGATGGGCAAGGTGCAGGCCGAATCGCTGGCCGAGATCGAGAAGTGCGCCGTGCTGTGCGACTGGTACGCAGACAACGGTGCGCAGTTCCTGCGCGACGAACCCACCCAGGTGCCCGACGACAAGGCTTACGTGTCCTACCTGCCGCTGGGCGTGGTGCTGGGCATCATGCCGTGGAATTTCCCGTACTGGCAGGTGATGCGCGCGGCGGTGCCGATCCTGATGGGCGGCAACGGCTTCCTGCTGAAACCGGCCGAGAACATCGTCGGCACCGCGCAGCTGCTCGACGCCGCCTGGCGCGATGCTGGTCTGCCGGAAGGCACCTTCATCGCCGCCAACATCAGCCGCGACGGCACCAGCCGTGCGATCGCCGATGACCGCATCGCGGCCGTCACCCTGACCGGCAGTGTAGCCGCAGGCCGCAGCATCGCCGCCCAGGCCGGGCAGGCGCTGAAGAAGGTGGTACTGGAACTGGGCGGCTCGGACCCGTTCATCGTGCTGGCCGACGCCGACCTCGATGCTGCGGTCGACGCCGCTGTGGCCTCGCGTTTCCAGAACACCGGGCAGGTCTGCATTGCCGGCAAGCGCATCATCGTTGAAGACGCGGTGTACGACCGCTTCGTGGCGCAGTTCTGCCAGAAGGTGCAGGCGCTGACCATCGGTAATGGTCGTGAAGCGGGCAACCGAATCGGCCCGATGGCGCGCCAAGACCTGCTGGAACAGCTGGATGCGCAGGTGCGCGCTTCGGTGGAGGCCGGTGCGCAGTTGCTGGTCGGTGGCCACCAGCTGGACCGCCCGGGTGCGTTCTATGCGCCCACCGTGCTGGCCGGCGTGGAACCGGGCATGCAGGCCTTCGATACCGAGACCTTCGGGCCGGTGGCCTCGATCAGCCGGGCCCGCGACGCCGACCATGCGGTGGAGCTGGCCAACCAGAGCGAATTCGGCCTCAGCGGCAACCTGTGGACCGGCGACCGCGCGCGGGCCATGCAGCTGGCGCGCCGGCTGCAGACCGGCGGCGTGTTCGTCAACGGCTTCTCCGCCTCGGATCCGCGCGTGCCGATCGGTGGCGTGAAGAAGAGCGGCTTCGGTCGCGAGCTCTCGCACTTCGGCATCCGTGAGTTCGTCAACGCGCAGACGGTGTGGTTCGACAAGCGTTGA
- a CDS encoding acyltransferase family protein has translation MTRRHDIDALRVFAFALLILYHTAMVYVDDWGFHLKSVHTAEWLQWPMVFVNRWRMSLLFLISGIAIALMRPEGRLLRFAGLRTWKLLLPLLFGMFVIVPIQPYCEGVANGHVAPGFGHFLLRYWQVRPWPEGSFAGWQYGITWNHLWYLAYLWNYTLALALLMPLLGTTAVRGAMARVAASPALLIGIPFALLLVWVIWLEPIYPSTNALLGDWYQHAKYATVFLAGYLLGREPLFWERVVALRRTTLWLALAAVGWYMGLRILGQVLAADSPLRQWPEPFWDLQVRTSQSLYVWTALLAILGWGKVFLDRPFRWLPYCTEAIYPWYMLHQSLIIVLLFWLKPLQLGPWMEPALLLAGTVGGCLLIHELLIRRSRWLRPLFGLRADPPASTIARAVSL, from the coding sequence ATGACCCGACGCCACGACATCGACGCCCTGCGCGTGTTCGCCTTCGCCCTGCTGATCCTCTACCACACCGCCATGGTCTATGTGGACGACTGGGGCTTCCACCTCAAGAGCGTGCACACCGCCGAATGGCTGCAGTGGCCGATGGTGTTCGTCAATCGCTGGCGGATGTCACTGCTGTTCCTGATCTCGGGCATCGCCATCGCACTGATGCGGCCCGAAGGCAGGTTGCTGCGCTTCGCCGGCCTGCGTACCTGGAAGCTGTTGTTGCCCCTGCTGTTCGGCATGTTCGTGATCGTACCGATCCAGCCGTACTGCGAGGGCGTGGCCAACGGCCATGTGGCACCCGGATTCGGCCACTTCCTGCTGCGCTACTGGCAGGTGCGGCCGTGGCCGGAAGGCAGCTTCGCCGGCTGGCAGTACGGCATCACCTGGAACCACCTGTGGTACCTGGCCTATCTGTGGAACTACACCCTGGCGCTGGCCCTGCTGATGCCATTGCTGGGAACGACAGCCGTGCGCGGCGCGATGGCACGCGTTGCGGCCTCGCCCGCGCTGCTGATCGGCATTCCGTTCGCCCTGTTGCTGGTCTGGGTGATCTGGCTGGAGCCGATCTATCCGTCCACCAATGCGCTGCTCGGCGATTGGTACCAGCACGCGAAGTACGCCACGGTATTCCTGGCCGGCTACCTGCTGGGTCGCGAGCCACTGTTCTGGGAACGGGTGGTGGCCTTGCGCCGCACCACGCTGTGGCTGGCACTGGCTGCGGTCGGCTGGTACATGGGCCTGCGCATCCTTGGCCAGGTGCTGGCGGCCGACTCCCCCCTGCGGCAATGGCCCGAACCGTTCTGGGACCTGCAGGTCCGGACCAGCCAGTCGCTTTACGTATGGACCGCACTGCTGGCCATCCTGGGCTGGGGAAAGGTCTTCCTCGATCGCCCGTTCCGCTGGCTGCCGTACTGCACCGAGGCCATCTATCCCTGGTACATGCTGCACCAGAGCCTGATCATCGTGCTGTTGTTCTGGCTCAAGCCACTGCAGTTGGGCCCGTGGATGGAACCGGCCCTGCTGCTGGCCGGTACCGTCGGTGGCTGCCTGCTGATCCACGAACTGCTGATCCGGCGCTCGCGCTGGCTGCGACCTCTGTTCGGCCTGCGTGCCGATCCGCCAGCGTCGACGATCGCACGCGCCGTGTCGTTGTAG
- the prfB gene encoding peptide chain release factor 2 (programmed frameshift), whose translation MIELNPVRQRITDLTDRVLSLRGYLDYDAKKERLEEVTRELESPDVWNNAEYAQNLGRERSSLEKTVGGIASVLDGLSDATELLELAESEQDEDTALAVVADLDKHQAHVEKLEFQRMFSGEMDNAAAFVDIQAGAGGTEAQDWAEILLRMYLRWCESRGWKTELMEVSGGDVAGIKSATLRVEGDYAYGWLKTETGVHRLVRKSPFDSDNRRHTSFTSVFVSPEIDDNIDITINPADLRTDVYRSSGAGGQHVNKTESAVRITHIPTNIVVACQTGRSQHQNRDNAMKMLAAKLYELEIQKRNAEKDAVEATKSDIGWGSQIRNYVLDQSRIKDLRTGIERSDTQKVLDGDLDEFVEASLKAGLAVGSKRVDA comes from the exons ATGATCGAACTGAATCCTGTCCGCCAGCGCATCACCGATCTGACCGATCGCGTGCTGTCGCTTCGGGGGTATCTT GACTACGACGCCAAGAAAGAGCGTCTTGAAGAAGTAACGCGGGAGCTGGAAAGCCCCGATGTCTGGAACAACGCCGAATACGCCCAGAACCTGGGCCGCGAGCGTTCCAGCCTGGAAAAGACCGTTGGCGGCATCGCCTCGGTGCTCGATGGCCTGAGCGACGCCACCGAACTGCTGGAGCTGGCCGAGTCCGAGCAGGACGAGGACACCGCACTGGCGGTGGTCGCCGACCTGGACAAGCACCAGGCACACGTGGAGAAGCTGGAATTCCAGCGCATGTTCTCCGGCGAGATGGACAATGCGGCCGCGTTCGTCGACATCCAGGCCGGTGCCGGTGGCACCGAAGCCCAGGACTGGGCCGAGATCCTGCTGCGCATGTACCTGCGCTGGTGCGAGTCGCGCGGCTGGAAGACCGAACTGATGGAAGTGTCCGGCGGCGACGTCGCCGGCATCAAGTCGGCCACGCTGCGCGTGGAAGGCGACTATGCCTACGGCTGGCTGAAGACCGAGACCGGCGTGCACCGCCTGGTGCGCAAGTCGCCGTTCGACTCGGACAATCGCCGCCACACCAGCTTCACCTCGGTGTTCGTGTCGCCGGAAATCGATGACAACATCGACATCACCATCAACCCGGCTGACCTGCGTACCGACGTGTACCGTTCGTCCGGTGCCGGTGGCCAGCACGTGAACAAGACCGAGTCGGCGGTGCGTATCACCCACATCCCGACCAACATCGTCGTGGCCTGCCAGACCGGCCGCAGCCAGCACCAGAACCGCGACAACGCGATGAAGATGCTGGCCGCCAAGCTGTACGAGCTGGAGATCCAGAAGCGCAACGCCGAGAAGGACGCGGTGGAAGCCACCAAGTCCGACATCGGCTGGGGCAGCCAGATCCGCAACTACGTGCTCGACCAGAGCCGCATCAAGGACCTGCGTACCGGCATCGAACGCTCGGATACGCAGAAGGTGCTCGACGGCGACCTGGACGAGTTCGTCGAGGCCAGCCTGAAGGCCGGCCTGGCCGTGGGCTCCAAGCGCGTCGATGCCTGA